Proteins encoded within one genomic window of Micromonospora halotolerans:
- a CDS encoding acyl-CoA thioesterase has translation MSGSPVATGQAAVDQLLEVLDLDQTGGMTFRGISPPVGPQRVYGGQVAGQALVAAGRTVDPERFVHSLHGYFVRPGDPVEPIEYQVENVRDGRSFSVRRSVALQHDKPIFFMSASFQRQEEGLDHHAPVPPDVPAPDDVPTMTDRLSRYPERLGIWGQIPRPIDVRYVGEPGWVRPGDRPAEPHQRVWMRLDGKLPDDPLLHACALTYASDLTLLDSVLSVHGEVWGPGGVVGASLDHALWFHRSFRADEWFLYDCWSPSASGARGLATGRMFTTDGRHIASAVQEGLLRRVGA, from the coding sequence ATGAGTGGGAGTCCGGTGGCGACCGGGCAGGCCGCGGTGGACCAGCTCCTTGAGGTGCTGGACCTCGACCAGACCGGCGGGATGACCTTCCGCGGGATCAGCCCGCCGGTGGGCCCGCAGCGGGTCTACGGCGGCCAGGTCGCCGGCCAGGCCCTGGTCGCCGCGGGACGCACCGTCGACCCGGAGCGTTTCGTGCACTCCCTGCACGGCTACTTCGTCCGCCCCGGCGATCCCGTCGAGCCGATCGAATACCAGGTGGAGAACGTCCGGGACGGCCGCTCGTTCTCGGTGCGCCGCTCCGTGGCGCTCCAGCACGACAAGCCGATCTTCTTCATGTCGGCCTCGTTCCAGCGGCAGGAGGAGGGGCTGGACCACCACGCGCCGGTCCCGCCCGACGTGCCCGCCCCGGACGACGTCCCCACCATGACCGACCGGCTCTCCCGCTACCCGGAGCGGCTGGGCATCTGGGGCCAGATCCCGCGCCCCATCGACGTGCGCTACGTCGGTGAGCCCGGCTGGGTACGCCCCGGTGACCGTCCCGCCGAACCCCACCAGCGGGTCTGGATGCGCCTCGACGGCAAGCTCCCCGACGACCCGCTGCTGCACGCCTGCGCGCTCACCTACGCCTCCGACCTGACGCTGCTCGACTCGGTGCTGTCGGTGCACGGCGAGGTGTGGGGGCCCGGGGGAGTGGTGGGCGCGAGCCTCGACCACGCGCTCTGGTTCCACCGGTCGTTCCGCGCCGACGAGTGGTTCCTCTACGACTGCTGGAGCCCGTCCGCGTCCGGGGCCCGGGGCCTGGCCACCGGCCGGATGTTCACCACCGACGGCCGGCACATCGCCAGCGCCGTGCAGGAGGGGCTGCTGCGCCGGGTCGGCGCCTGA
- a CDS encoding YciI family protein produces the protein MAATPRLDFALDTYECIVLYPGPSGRALPDETVQRLQAEHIQHMQALQRRGIVLVDGSVDGPAREPDPPIGFGLARTGSVDDVRSVMEADPAVQAGLYRVEVLTFLCPAGSLEFPLVKAQS, from the coding sequence ATGGCCGCGACGCCACGGCTCGACTTCGCGCTCGACACGTACGAGTGCATCGTGCTCTACCCGGGGCCGTCGGGCCGGGCGCTGCCGGACGAGACCGTGCAACGCCTCCAGGCCGAGCACATCCAGCACATGCAGGCGCTGCAACGGCGGGGCATCGTCCTGGTCGACGGCTCGGTGGACGGCCCGGCCCGCGAGCCCGACCCGCCGATCGGCTTCGGCCTGGCCCGCACCGGCTCGGTCGACGACGTGCGCAGCGTCATGGAGGCCGACCCGGCCGTGCAGGCCGGGCTCTACCGGGTCGAGGTGCTCACCTTCCTCTGCCCGGCCGGCTCGCTGGAGTTCCCCCTCGTCAAGGCGCAGAGCTGA
- a CDS encoding Lrp/AsnC family transcriptional regulator: MPVAPNDVRPFAALDDTDRAILAELAADGRLPNNALAERVGVAPSTCLTRTRALRECGAIRGFHAEVDPAAVGLPLQALVSVRLAAHERAAVDAFRARSVRLPGVVSVFHVAGAEDYVLHVRAASGDALRDFVLDHLAVDPAVQHTQTSLIFEQARGMG; the protein is encoded by the coding sequence ATGCCTGTCGCACCGAATGATGTACGGCCGTTCGCGGCGCTGGACGACACCGACCGCGCGATCCTGGCCGAGCTGGCGGCGGACGGCCGGTTGCCGAACAACGCCCTCGCCGAGCGGGTGGGGGTGGCCCCGTCGACCTGCCTGACGCGGACGCGGGCGTTGCGCGAGTGCGGGGCGATCCGGGGGTTCCACGCCGAGGTGGACCCGGCGGCGGTGGGGCTGCCGTTGCAGGCGCTGGTGTCGGTGCGCCTGGCGGCGCACGAGCGGGCGGCGGTGGACGCGTTCCGGGCCCGGTCGGTGCGGCTGCCGGGGGTGGTGTCGGTGTTCCACGTGGCGGGCGCGGAGGACTACGTGCTGCACGTGCGGGCGGCGTCCGGGGACGCGCTGCGGGACTTCGTGCTGGACCATCTGGCGGTGGATCCGGCGGTGCAGCACACCCAGACGAGTCTGATCTTCGAGCAGGCGCGCGGCATGGGCTGA
- a CDS encoding RrF2 family transcriptional regulator, which translates to MRLSARVDYALRAAAELASVADGATAGRSRPVTAEQIARTQDIPPKFLESILLQLRRSGIVHAQRGPEGGYWLARPAAEISLAEVIRVIDGPLAHVRGQRPEQLGYQGAARALQDVWIALRASEREILELVTIADVASGSLPGRINDLAADPSAWS; encoded by the coding sequence ATGCGCCTCTCCGCTCGGGTCGACTACGCCCTCCGCGCGGCCGCCGAGCTGGCCTCGGTCGCCGACGGCGCGACCGCCGGGCGGAGCCGGCCGGTGACCGCCGAGCAGATCGCCCGCACCCAGGACATCCCGCCGAAGTTCCTGGAGAGCATCCTGCTCCAGTTGCGCCGCAGCGGCATCGTGCACGCCCAGCGCGGCCCCGAGGGCGGCTACTGGCTGGCCCGGCCCGCGGCGGAGATCTCCCTCGCCGAGGTGATCCGGGTCATCGACGGCCCGCTGGCGCACGTCCGCGGCCAGCGCCCGGAGCAGCTCGGCTACCAGGGCGCGGCGCGCGCCCTGCAGGACGTGTGGATCGCCCTGCGGGCCAGCGAGCGGGAGATCCTCGAACTGGTCACCATCGCCGACGTGGCCAGCGGCAGCCTGCCCGGCCGGATCAACGACCTCGCGGCCGACCCCAGCGCCTGGAGCTGA
- a CDS encoding FAD-binding protein, with amino-acid sequence MVARVRDAGEVALAVRVAGRCRLPLSVRAGGHDRAGRALRAGGLVVDLTGLRRVDFDPGTGVVTVGGGATATDVLAALRPYDRVVAARVVRAVGLAGLTLAGGYGPLCGRHRLATDADAGVAPVDLRERSAEG; translated from the coding sequence CTGGTCGCCCGCGTCCGGGACGCCGGCGAGGTCGCCCTGGCGGTCCGCGTCGCCGGGCGCTGCCGGCTCCCGCTGTCGGTCCGCGCCGGCGGCCACGACCGGGCCGGCCGGGCGCTGCGCGCCGGCGGGCTGGTCGTCGACCTCACCGGCCTGCGCCGGGTCGACTTCGACCCCGGCACCGGGGTGGTCACCGTGGGCGGCGGGGCGACGGCCACCGACGTGCTGGCCGCCCTGCGACCGTACGACCGGGTGGTGGCCGCCCGCGTGGTGCGCGCGGTCGGGCTGGCCGGGCTGACCCTGGCCGGCGGCTACGGCCCGCTCTGCGGCCGGCACCGGCTGGCGACGGACGCCGACGCCGGGGTGGCGCCGGTCGATCTCCGGGAGCGCTCCGCCGAGGGATGA
- a CDS encoding sulfite exporter TauE/SafE family protein, whose amino-acid sequence MRKLLVLALVGLAAQLVDGALGMAYGLTSSTLLLFAGVAPAAASASVHLAEIGTTLAAGVSHWRFGNVDWRVVSRIALPGAVGAFAGATFLSSISTESAAPWMAAILFSLGAYLLVRFSRPLRANRAAGRLRSRFLAPLGLVAGFVDATGGGGWGPVATPALLVSGRMEPRKVIGSVDTSEFLVAGAASVGFLIGLGSEGFLLPTVAALLIGGLIAAPIAAWLVRIVPAQLLGAVIGGVIVLTNTRTLLRAGELGGPVPALAYTVLGAGWLVALVLATRALRRTRRARATAEAALAAPTADRPAPAVTPVAEATTGAPEESRRLAAAVEA is encoded by the coding sequence GTGCGCAAGCTGCTGGTCCTCGCCCTCGTCGGGCTCGCCGCGCAACTGGTCGACGGCGCGCTCGGCATGGCGTACGGGCTGACCTCCTCGACCCTGCTGCTCTTCGCCGGGGTGGCCCCGGCCGCCGCCTCCGCCTCGGTGCACCTGGCCGAGATCGGCACCACCCTGGCCGCCGGCGTCTCACACTGGCGGTTCGGCAACGTCGACTGGCGGGTGGTCAGCCGGATCGCGCTGCCCGGCGCGGTCGGCGCGTTCGCCGGCGCCACCTTCCTCAGCTCCATCTCCACCGAGTCCGCCGCCCCCTGGATGGCCGCCATCCTGTTCAGCCTCGGCGCCTACCTGCTGGTCCGCTTCTCGCGGCCGCTGCGCGCCAACCGGGCCGCCGGCCGGCTGCGCAGCCGCTTCCTCGCCCCGCTGGGCCTGGTCGCCGGCTTCGTCGACGCCACCGGCGGGGGCGGCTGGGGCCCGGTCGCCACCCCGGCGCTGCTGGTCTCCGGCCGGATGGAACCCCGCAAGGTGATCGGCTCGGTCGACACCTCCGAGTTCCTGGTGGCCGGCGCGGCCAGCGTCGGCTTCCTCATCGGCCTCGGCTCCGAGGGCTTCCTGCTGCCCACCGTGGCCGCGCTGCTGATCGGTGGCCTGATCGCCGCGCCGATCGCCGCCTGGCTGGTCCGCATCGTCCCGGCACAGCTGCTCGGCGCCGTCATCGGCGGGGTGATCGTGCTGACCAACACCCGCACCCTGCTGCGCGCCGGCGAGCTGGGCGGCCCGGTGCCCGCCCTGGCCTACACGGTGCTCGGCGCCGGCTGGCTGGTCGCCCTGGTGCTGGCCACGCGGGCGCTGCGCCGCACCCGCCGGGCCCGGGCCACCGCCGAGGCCGCCCTCGCCGCGCCGACCGCCGACCGTCCCGCCCCGGCCGTCACCCCGGTGGCCGAGGCCACCACCGGCGCGCCGGAGGAGTCCCGCCGGCTCGCCGCTGCCGTCGAGGCCTGA
- a CDS encoding aldo/keto reductase has translation MATSTGPAKASGTYRIGGDLQVDRLGYGAMQLTGPGVWGDPKDPAEAVRVLRRAYELGVTFIDTADSYGPFVSELLIREALHPYGEDLVIATKAGLTRSGPGDWRPVGRPEYLRQQCELSLRHLGLDCIPLYQLHRIDAKVPLEDQLGELALLRQEGKVRHIGLSEVTVEQIEAAQRITPIVSVQNLYNLADRSAEDVLEHCERNDLAFIPWFPIATGNLARPGGPLDAISTDHGATPAQLALAWLLRRSPVMLPIPGTSSVAHLEENVAAAEVRLTDEEFEALAKAT, from the coding sequence ATGGCGACCAGCACCGGGCCCGCGAAGGCCTCGGGCACCTACCGGATCGGTGGCGACCTTCAGGTCGACCGGCTGGGCTACGGGGCCATGCAGCTCACCGGCCCCGGGGTCTGGGGCGACCCGAAGGACCCGGCCGAGGCGGTGCGGGTGCTGCGCCGCGCGTACGAGCTGGGCGTCACCTTCATCGACACGGCCGACTCCTACGGCCCCTTCGTCAGCGAGCTGCTGATCAGGGAGGCGCTGCACCCGTACGGCGAGGACCTGGTCATCGCGACCAAGGCCGGGCTGACCCGCTCCGGGCCGGGCGACTGGCGGCCGGTGGGCCGTCCCGAGTACCTGCGCCAGCAGTGCGAGCTGAGCCTGCGCCACCTGGGCCTGGACTGCATCCCGCTCTACCAGCTGCACCGGATCGACGCGAAGGTGCCGCTGGAGGACCAGCTCGGCGAGCTGGCGCTGCTGCGGCAGGAGGGGAAGGTGCGGCACATCGGGCTCTCCGAGGTGACCGTCGAGCAGATCGAGGCGGCCCAGCGGATCACCCCGATCGTGTCGGTGCAGAACCTCTACAACCTCGCCGACCGCAGCGCCGAGGACGTGCTGGAGCACTGCGAGCGCAACGACCTGGCGTTCATCCCCTGGTTCCCGATCGCCACCGGCAACCTGGCCCGGCCGGGCGGCCCGCTGGACGCGATCTCCACCGACCACGGCGCGACGCCCGCGCAGCTCGCCCTCGCCTGGCTGTTGCGCCGGTCGCCGGTCATGCTCCCCATTCCGGGTACGTCCTCCGTGGCGCACCTGGAGGAGAACGTCGCGGCGGCCGAGGTGCGGCTCACTGACGAGGAGTTCGAGGCGCTCGCCAAGGCCACCTGA
- a CDS encoding rhamnogalacturonan lyase family protein yields the protein MHPFIPRRRTALLAAASAAILVAGALGTVSAAAAATGCRVDYRITNQWGGGFGADLTVTNLGDPVTGWTLTWSFTAGQQVTQAWNATVSQSGAQVTARDAGWNAGLGTGGTATFGFNGSWNDASNPAPATFALNGTACTGATAPTSAPPTSPPPTSPSPTPTPTPTTPPAGAKQMEKLDRGLVSVRSGSGNLVSWRLLGTETAGVSFNLYRGATRVNSTPITGATSWLDSGAAAGSAYTVRAVVNGAEQAASTPALQFPNGYLDVPIQAPPGGTTPTGEAYTYSANDAGVGDLDGDGRYEFVLKWDPSNAKDNSQSGYTGNVYLDAYTLAGARLWRVDLGRNIRAGAHYTQFQVYDYDGDGDAEVAAKTADGTRSGTGQVIGSSSADHRNSSGYVLAGPEYLTMFDGRTGAALSTVDYDPPRGTVSSWGDSYGNRVDRFLAATAYLDGQRPSLIMARGYYTRAVIAAWDFRDGTLRKRWTFDSNASGNGAAAGQGNHNLSVADVDGDGRQEIVYGAAAIDDNGRLLWSTGNGHGDAMHVGDLDPARAGLEVFKVDEDGSKPSSWMADARTGQVLWQTAPNGDNGRGVSDDVWAGSPGAESWSSAVDGLLNTRGQNVGRKPSSANFLAWWDGDPVRELLDGTRIDRYGTGGDTRLLTGSGVAANNGTKATPALSGDILGDWREEVVWRTSDSTALRIYSTPTPTGLRLPTLMHDPQYRVAVAWQNTAYNQPPHPGFHLGDGMGTPPAPNIYLR from the coding sequence GTGCACCCCTTCATCCCGCGCCGCCGGACCGCGCTGCTCGCCGCGGCCTCGGCCGCCATCCTCGTGGCCGGCGCCCTCGGCACGGTGAGCGCCGCCGCGGCGGCCACCGGCTGCCGAGTCGACTACCGGATCACCAACCAGTGGGGCGGCGGCTTCGGCGCCGACCTCACCGTCACCAACCTCGGCGACCCGGTGACCGGCTGGACGCTCACCTGGAGCTTCACCGCCGGCCAGCAGGTCACCCAGGCCTGGAACGCCACGGTCAGCCAGTCCGGCGCCCAGGTCACCGCCCGCGACGCCGGCTGGAACGCCGGGCTCGGCACCGGCGGCACGGCCACCTTCGGCTTCAACGGCTCCTGGAACGACGCCAGCAACCCCGCACCGGCCACCTTCGCGCTCAACGGCACCGCCTGCACGGGCGCGACCGCGCCCACCAGCGCCCCGCCCACCAGTCCGCCGCCCACCTCGCCGAGCCCGACACCGACCCCGACGCCCACCACCCCGCCGGCCGGTGCGAAGCAGATGGAGAAGCTCGACCGGGGGCTGGTCAGCGTCCGCTCGGGCAGCGGGAACCTGGTCTCCTGGCGGCTGCTCGGCACCGAGACCGCCGGGGTGTCGTTCAACCTCTACCGGGGCGCCACCCGGGTCAACAGCACCCCGATCACCGGCGCCACCAGCTGGCTCGACAGCGGCGCGGCCGCCGGGTCGGCGTACACCGTGCGGGCCGTGGTGAACGGCGCCGAGCAGGCGGCCTCCACCCCGGCGCTGCAGTTCCCGAACGGCTACCTGGACGTGCCGATCCAGGCCCCGCCCGGCGGCACCACCCCGACCGGGGAGGCCTACACCTACTCCGCGAACGACGCCGGCGTCGGCGACCTCGACGGCGACGGCCGCTACGAGTTCGTCCTCAAGTGGGACCCGTCCAACGCCAAGGACAACTCCCAGTCCGGCTACACCGGCAACGTCTACCTCGACGCCTACACCCTCGCGGGCGCCCGGCTGTGGCGGGTCGACCTGGGCCGCAACATCCGCGCCGGCGCCCACTACACCCAGTTCCAGGTGTACGACTACGACGGTGACGGCGACGCCGAGGTGGCCGCGAAGACCGCCGACGGCACGCGATCCGGCACCGGCCAGGTGATCGGCTCGTCGTCCGCCGACCACCGCAACTCCAGCGGCTACGTGCTCGCCGGACCCGAGTACCTGACCATGTTCGACGGCCGCACCGGCGCCGCGCTGTCCACCGTCGACTACGACCCGCCGCGCGGCACCGTCTCCTCCTGGGGCGACTCCTACGGCAACCGGGTCGACCGCTTCCTCGCCGCCACCGCCTACCTCGACGGGCAGCGCCCCTCGCTGATCATGGCCCGTGGCTACTACACCCGCGCGGTGATCGCCGCCTGGGACTTCCGCGACGGCACCCTCCGCAAGCGGTGGACCTTCGATTCGAACGCCAGCGGCAACGGCGCCGCCGCCGGCCAGGGCAACCACAACCTGTCGGTGGCCGACGTGGACGGCGACGGCCGCCAGGAGATCGTGTACGGGGCCGCCGCCATCGACGACAACGGCCGGCTGCTGTGGTCCACCGGCAACGGCCACGGGGACGCGATGCACGTCGGCGACCTCGACCCGGCCCGCGCCGGGCTGGAGGTCTTCAAGGTCGACGAGGACGGCAGCAAGCCCAGCTCCTGGATGGCCGACGCGCGCACCGGACAGGTGCTCTGGCAGACCGCCCCGAACGGCGACAACGGCCGCGGCGTCTCCGACGACGTCTGGGCCGGCAGCCCCGGCGCCGAGTCCTGGTCCTCCGCCGTCGACGGCCTGCTCAACACCCGGGGCCAGAACGTCGGCCGCAAGCCGTCCTCGGCGAACTTCCTCGCCTGGTGGGACGGCGACCCGGTGCGCGAACTGCTCGACGGCACCCGGATCGACAGGTACGGCACCGGCGGCGACACCCGCCTGCTCACCGGCAGCGGCGTCGCGGCGAACAACGGCACCAAGGCCACCCCGGCGCTGTCCGGCGACATCCTCGGTGACTGGCGGGAGGAGGTGGTCTGGCGGACCAGCGACAGCACGGCGCTGCGCATTTACAGCACTCCCACGCCGACCGGCCTGCGCCTGCCGACGCTCATGCACGACCCGCAGTACCGGGTCGCCGTCGCCTGGCAGAACACCGCCTACAACCAGCCGCCGCACCCCGGCTTCCACCTCGGCGACGGCATGGGCACCCCTCCCGCGCCGAACATCTACCTTCGCTGA
- a CDS encoding LLM class flavin-dependent oxidoreductase gives MIDVPLSVLDLAPVAASGNAGEALRHTTELARRTEELGYRRFWVAEHHNMPAIASSAPAVLLAHLAAHTSTIRLGSGGVMLPNHAPLVVAEQFGTLEALHPGRIDLGIGRAPGTDQVTALALRRSMEGLSAEHFPRELADLMNYFSGAEPGPITATPGRGQSPEVWLLGSSGFSAQLAGLLGLPFSFAHHFSAQNTIPALQLYRQSFRPSQWLERPYAMVAVNAVCAETDERAEWLAGPAGLSFLKLRSGRPEPLVSPEEAAAYPYSEFEREFVVQRREGQATGSPETVARQLGGLLERTGADELMLTTMVYDVADRVRSFELIAEKVAGGLRRKG, from the coding sequence GTGATCGACGTACCCCTGTCTGTTCTTGATCTTGCTCCGGTGGCCGCCAGCGGCAACGCCGGTGAGGCCCTGCGCCACACCACCGAGCTGGCCCGCCGCACCGAGGAGCTGGGCTACCGCCGGTTCTGGGTGGCCGAGCACCACAACATGCCCGCGATCGCCAGCTCCGCGCCGGCGGTGCTGCTGGCGCACCTGGCGGCGCACACCTCGACGATCCGGCTGGGCTCCGGCGGGGTGATGCTGCCCAACCACGCGCCGCTGGTCGTGGCGGAGCAGTTCGGCACCCTGGAGGCGTTGCACCCGGGCCGGATCGACCTGGGCATCGGCCGCGCGCCGGGCACCGACCAGGTGACCGCGCTGGCGCTGCGCCGGAGCATGGAGGGGCTGTCGGCGGAGCACTTCCCCCGTGAGCTGGCCGACCTCATGAACTACTTCAGCGGGGCGGAGCCGGGCCCGATCACCGCGACCCCGGGCCGCGGGCAGTCGCCGGAGGTGTGGCTGCTCGGGTCGAGCGGGTTCAGCGCCCAGCTGGCCGGGCTGCTCGGGCTGCCGTTCTCCTTCGCGCACCACTTCAGCGCGCAGAACACCATCCCCGCGCTCCAGCTCTACCGGCAGAGCTTCCGGCCGTCGCAGTGGCTGGAGCGGCCGTACGCGATGGTGGCCGTCAACGCGGTCTGCGCGGAGACCGACGAGCGGGCCGAGTGGCTGGCCGGTCCGGCCGGGTTGTCCTTCCTGAAGCTGCGGTCGGGTCGGCCGGAGCCCCTGGTCAGCCCGGAGGAGGCGGCGGCCTACCCGTACTCGGAGTTCGAGCGGGAGTTCGTGGTGCAGCGCCGGGAGGGCCAGGCGACCGGTTCGCCGGAGACGGTGGCCCGGCAGCTCGGCGGGCTGCTGGAGCGCACCGGCGCCGACGAGCTGATGCTGACCACGATGGTCTACGACGTGGCCGACCGGGTGCGCTCGTTCGAGCTGATCGCCGAGAAGGTGGCCGGTGGCCTGCGCCGGAAGGGCTGA
- the pyk gene encoding pyruvate kinase: protein MGVTRRAKIVCTLGPATSSPERIRGLVEAGMNVARLNFSHGSHEDHESVYRLVREAAEAAGQPVAVLADLQGPKIRLGRFADGPYEWRTGDSVVITGDDILGTKERVSCTYRKLPQEVKPGDRLLIDDGRVAVEVSDVTGNDIRVLVTEGGPVSNNKGVSLPNVAVSVPALSEKDADDLRFALGLGVDMIALSFVRSPEDIKLVHSIMAEEGVHRPVLAKVEKPEAVDHLEAIVLAFDGVMVARGDLGVELPLDQVPLVQKRAVQLCRENAKPVIVATQMLDSMIENSRPTRAEASDVANAVLDGADAVMLSGETSVGKYPVLTVSTMAKIVTTTEAGSIGVPRLQHDPRTHGGALTVAASSIARAIGAKAMVAFSQTGDTVKRLARLHCDLPLLAFTPVPEVRNQLALSWGVETFLMPFVEHTDDMFRQVDQALLGLNRANPGDYVVIVAGSPPGTPGSTNTLRVHQLGSLVDAASARALQ, encoded by the coding sequence ATGGGCGTGACACGCCGCGCGAAAATCGTCTGCACACTCGGCCCCGCCACCTCGTCCCCCGAGCGCATCCGGGGCCTGGTCGAGGCGGGCATGAACGTGGCGAGGCTGAACTTCAGCCACGGCAGTCACGAGGACCACGAATCCGTCTACCGGCTGGTCCGCGAGGCGGCCGAGGCGGCCGGGCAGCCGGTCGCCGTGCTCGCCGACCTCCAGGGTCCCAAGATCCGCCTGGGCAGGTTCGCCGACGGCCCGTACGAGTGGCGCACCGGCGACTCGGTGGTGATCACCGGCGACGACATCCTCGGCACCAAGGAGCGGGTCTCCTGCACCTACCGCAAGCTGCCGCAGGAGGTGAAGCCGGGCGACCGGCTGCTGATCGACGACGGCCGGGTCGCGGTCGAGGTCAGCGACGTCACCGGCAACGACATCCGCGTCCTGGTCACCGAGGGCGGCCCGGTCTCCAACAACAAGGGCGTCTCCCTGCCGAACGTGGCGGTCAGCGTCCCGGCCCTGTCGGAGAAGGACGCCGACGACCTGCGCTTCGCCCTGGGCCTGGGCGTCGACATGATCGCGCTCTCGTTCGTCCGCTCGCCCGAGGACATCAAGCTCGTCCACTCGATCATGGCCGAGGAGGGCGTCCACCGCCCGGTGCTGGCCAAGGTCGAGAAGCCCGAGGCGGTCGACCACCTGGAGGCGATCGTGCTCGCCTTCGACGGCGTCATGGTGGCCCGCGGCGACCTCGGCGTCGAGCTGCCGCTGGACCAGGTGCCGCTGGTGCAGAAGCGCGCCGTGCAGCTCTGCCGGGAGAACGCCAAGCCGGTCATCGTGGCCACCCAGATGCTCGACTCCATGATCGAGAATTCGCGGCCCACGCGCGCCGAGGCCTCGGACGTGGCCAACGCGGTGCTCGACGGCGCGGACGCGGTGATGCTCTCCGGCGAGACCAGCGTCGGCAAGTACCCGGTGCTCACGGTCAGCACCATGGCGAAGATCGTCACCACCACCGAGGCCGGCTCGATCGGCGTGCCGCGGCTGCAGCACGACCCGCGTACGCACGGCGGCGCGCTCACCGTGGCCGCCTCCTCGATCGCCCGGGCCATCGGCGCCAAGGCCATGGTCGCCTTCTCGCAGACCGGCGACACCGTCAAGCGGCTCGCCCGGCTGCACTGCGACCTGCCGCTGCTGGCCTTCACCCCGGTGCCCGAGGTGCGCAACCAGCTCGCGCTCTCCTGGGGCGTGGAGACTTTCCTCATGCCGTTCGTGGAGCACACCGACGACATGTTCCGCCAGGTCGACCAGGCGCTGCTCGGGCTCAACCGGGCCAACCCCGGCGACTACGTGGTGATCGTGGCGGGCAGCCCGCCCGGCACCCCCGGCTCCACCAACACGCTGCGCGTGCACCAGCTCGGGTCGCTGGTCGACGCGGCCTCGGCCCGGGCTCTTCAATGA
- a CDS encoding trans-sulfuration enzyme family protein encodes MFDASAMTTVDTAAVHAGREDLAGLGVHVPPIDFSTTNPLPSVADGGDAYETLATGGTLPAGGSAVYQRLWNPTVARFETALAQLEGTAEAVAFASGMAALTATLLAATRDGKRHVVAVRPLYGGTDHVLATGLLGTEVTWARPHEVAAAIRPDTALVVVETPANPTLDLVDIAALATAAGDVPLLVDNTVATPVLQQPARHGAALVLHSATKSIGGHGDVLAGVVACAPEWAARLRQVRAVTGAVLHPLGAYLLHRGLQTLPLRVRAQQAGAEKLAAWLSDHPAVARVHHPSVGDPAGLVGRQMAGPGSLLAFEVRGGAPAAAAVAGACRLITHAVSLGGVDTLIQHPASLTHRPVEGDAKPCGGLLRLSVGLEDPEDLRADLAQALAVI; translated from the coding sequence ATGTTCGACGCTTCCGCCATGACAACCGTGGACACCGCAGCCGTGCACGCCGGGCGCGAGGACCTCGCCGGCCTCGGCGTCCACGTGCCGCCCATCGACTTCTCCACCACCAACCCGCTGCCCTCCGTGGCCGACGGCGGCGACGCCTACGAGACCCTCGCCACCGGCGGCACCCTCCCCGCCGGCGGCAGCGCCGTCTACCAGCGGCTCTGGAACCCCACCGTCGCCCGCTTCGAGACCGCCCTCGCCCAGCTCGAAGGCACCGCCGAAGCCGTCGCCTTCGCCAGCGGCATGGCCGCCCTCACCGCCACGCTGCTCGCCGCCACCCGCGACGGGAAACGGCACGTCGTCGCCGTCCGCCCCCTCTACGGCGGCACCGACCACGTGCTCGCCACCGGCCTGCTCGGCACCGAGGTCACCTGGGCGCGGCCCCACGAGGTCGCCGCCGCGATCCGCCCCGACACCGCCCTGGTCGTCGTCGAGACCCCGGCCAACCCCACCCTCGACCTGGTCGACATCGCCGCCCTCGCCACCGCCGCCGGCGACGTCCCGCTGCTCGTCGACAACACCGTCGCCACCCCGGTGCTCCAGCAACCCGCCCGGCACGGCGCCGCCCTCGTGCTGCACAGCGCCACCAAGAGCATCGGCGGCCACGGCGACGTCCTCGCCGGCGTCGTCGCCTGCGCCCCCGAATGGGCCGCCCGGCTGCGCCAGGTCCGCGCCGTCACCGGCGCCGTCCTGCACCCGCTCGGCGCCTACCTCCTGCACCGCGGCCTGCAGACCCTGCCGCTCCGGGTCCGCGCCCAGCAGGCCGGCGCCGAGAAACTCGCCGCCTGGCTCTCCGACCACCCCGCCGTCGCCCGGGTGCACCACCCCAGCGTCGGGGACCCCGCCGGACTCGTCGGCCGGCAGATGGCCGGCCCCGGCAGCCTGCTCGCCTTCGAGGTGCGCGGCGGTGCCCCCGCCGCGGCCGCCGTCGCCGGGGCCTGCCGGCTCATCACCCACGCCGTGTCGCTCGGTGGCGTGGACACCCTCATCCAGCACCCGGCCTCGCTCACCCACCGGCCGGTCGAGGGCGACGCCAAGCCGTGCGGCGGGCTGCTGCGCCTCTCCGTCGGGCTCGAGGACCCGGAGGACCTGCGCGCCGACCTGGCGCAGGCGCTGGCCGTCATCTGA